The genome window TGGTTTAGCGTGGCATCTCTGCCGGCATTATCGTAAGCTTGAGCAGCAAGGCGAATATAAACCTCTCCTAAATTCGCTGAGGCGGTCGCATAGGTAGGGCGGAGTTTAAGAGCAAGCTCTAAATAATCTCTGGCCTCAATCCAGTTTTCTTGATTTGCGGCTAGTGCGGCTAAGTTGTTATAAGGCTCAGGTAATTCAGGGAACTGTTGAGTAATTTCAATTAAGGTTTTTTTGGCTGCAGTCCATTGGCGCAACTCGATTTGAAGGCGGGCTTTGACGTAGCGTAACTGGACATTTCTTGGGGTTTTATTGAGTTGCAGATTAATGAGGTCGATCGCCTCAGGATATCTCTTGGCCTTAATTTGCTTTTCGATATCTGATGGGACACCATTTTTAGTTACTGGGTCCGGTTCAATAATCAGAAATGAGAGAAAAGGCACCGCAACAGAGTCTGAGAGCTCTGGGTTGAACTGGTCATAGGCTGAAGCATTTGTAGAGAGTCTAGGGGGTTCTCCTGGGTTGTAAGAGCCCAAATACGGCTGGGGGGCTGTTTTTGCAGCTTCACAAGCACAATTGGTGTTCGCGGCCTTAATTTCAGCCTCAGCCAGCTGTTGGCCCGGGGTGCTGCACCCAACCATCGTTACAAGGGCGAAGGCGAAGCTGGTGACCCCCACAAGGGCTCTGCGTACTGCAACTGGGATTACTGAGACGTTAAATAACATAAGGGGGAGGGGTAGAAAACTGGCTCATTCGATATACTCAGCGCTCAGTCTAACAAATTGGCGCTACTTGCCCCACCTTTATAGCCCCTATGCTGCAAATCTATAACACTCTGAGTCGTTCCAAGCAGGCCTTCAAACCCATCGAACCGGGCAAGGTCAAGATGTATGTCTGTGGCATGACGGTTTATGACTTTTGCCATATTGGGCATGCGCGGGTAATGATTGTGTTCGATATGGTGGTGCGGTGGTTG of Polynucleobacter sp. AP-Nino-20-G2 contains these proteins:
- a CDS encoding lipopolysaccharide assembly protein LapB, giving the protein MLFNVSVIPVAVRRALVGVTSFAFALVTMVGCSTPGQQLAEAEIKAANTNCACEAAKTAPQPYLGSYNPGEPPRLSTNASAYDQFNPELSDSVAVPFLSFLIIEPDPVTKNGVPSDIEKQIKAKRYPEAIDLINLQLNKTPRNVQLRYVKARLQIELRQWTAAKKTLIEITQQFPELPEPYNNLAALAANQENWIEARDYLELALKLRPTYATASANLGEVYIRLAAQAYDNAGRDATLNQRQYTNRAKALMEILKPQKRATPVVAPVAQ